The following coding sequences are from one Pelmatolapia mariae isolate MD_Pm_ZW linkage group LG4, Pm_UMD_F_2, whole genome shotgun sequence window:
- the LOC135932932 gene encoding E3 SUMO-protein ligase ZBED1-like, which translates to MYQGHPHTFYRLVPPLERHHSSSPFLFTIYTADFSHNYTQYFLQKFSDDSPIVGLITDVDDKEKGQSRLYLLWGLRSFGVKGPLLKTFYDSVVASAIFYGVVCWSGSISAWLPNSERAKKITQSITYFICKDLRPYNIVENEGFSYMIKTLEPRYVIPSRRFFADTAVPNLYIDVKRKVEESLSTAERVALTCDAWASRAVDSYVTITAHYLTADWRLLSYVLQTRTLHESHTGANIANLLQNAAQEWGIADKNLVVVTDNASNMTIATQLAGYLHVKCFAHTLNLASQRALNLPAVARVLGRVRRITGFFNRSTVANHALEQKQKMLQLPTHKLKTDVCTRWNSAYDMLQRFLEQQPAICAALLSPEVRKSSTDIFTLNEMDIGNTEEIVRALKSMQVATTVMSEEKNPTLSLVAPLLAQLLHDTQDNIGDTALVRNIKQSISQDLKKRYASTVERNTLYTASALDPRFKTLPFLSLEERQETYAREVAEAITLQEEKRQQPISEPEAREHHEKPGTPLIPAKMRKSCGLTDLLGQTYGDVGAPPKSLSATAEEEVKRYQEVTPLALTEDPLSWWKSHEEVYPFLATLAKRYLCIPGTSVSAERVFSTAGDIVTAKRSTLTSEHVDQLLFLSKNADIASLSKCV; encoded by the exons ATGTACCAGGGGCACCCCCACACCTTCTACAGGTTGGTTCCACCTCTGG AACGGCACCATTCCTcttcaccgttcctcttcaccatctacactgcagacttctcccacaactacACTCAGtacttcctgcagaagttctctgacgactctccaatagtcggcctcatcactgatgtggacgacaagga aaaagggcagagcaggctgtacctgctgtgggggctcaggtcttttggagtgaaaGGCCCACTcctaaagaccttctatgactctgtggtggcctcagccatcttttacggtgtggtGTGCTGgagtggcagcatctctgcttgG CTTCCCAATTCAGAGCGAGCTAAGAAAATAACACAATCTATCACGTACTTCATCTGCAAAGACCTGCGTCCTTACAACATTGTGGAAAACGAGGGCTTTTCTTACATGATCAAGACGCTGGAACCCAGGTATGTGATACCATCACGACGTTTTTTCGCGGACACAGCCGTACCCAATCTCTACATAGATGTGAAGCGTAAAGTTGAGGAAAGTTTGAGCACAGCAGAAAGGGTTGCATTAACTTGCGACGCATGGGCCTCGCGGGCTGTGGATTCATATGTGACTATAACAGCTCATTATCTCACAGCGGACTGGCGACTGCTGTCTTACGTTCTCCAAACTCGAACATTACATGAAAGTCACACCGGGGCGAACATTGCAAATCTCCTGCAAAATGCAGCACAGGAATGGGGGATTGCCGACAAAAATCTGGTGGTTGTCACCGACAATGCTTCTAATATGACAATTGCCACTCAGCTAGCGGGATACCTGCATGTGAAGTGTTTCGCCCATACGCTCAATCTGGCATCACAACGAGCCTTAAACCTGCCTGCAGTAGCCAGGGTCTTGGGGAGAGTGCGGCGCATAACTGGGTTTTTCAATAGAAGCACAGTGGCAAACCACGCTCtggagcaaaaacagaaaatgttacagctCCCGACTCACAAGCTCAAGACCGACGTCTGCACGAGATGGAACAGTGCTTATGACATGCTCCAGCGTTTCCTTGAACAACAACCTGCGATTTGTGCAGCGCTGCTGTCTCCCGAAGTCAGAAAGAGTAGCACAGATATCTTTACTCTAAATGAGATGGATATTGGGAACACTGAAGAAATTGTCCGGGCCTTGAAGTCAATGCAAGTCGCGACTACTGTGATGTCTGAGGAAAAGAATCCTACTCTGTCTCTCGTAGCACCGCTGCTAGCACAGCTGTTGCATGACACCCAAGACAACATTGGTGACACAGCGCTGGTCAGAAACATCAAGCAAAGTATCAGTCAAGATCTTAAGAAGAGATATGCCAGCACAGTCGAGAGGAACACCCTCTACACAGCATCAGCTCTCGACCCACGCTTTAAAACCCTGCCGTTCCTGTCACTGGAGGAAAGACAGGAAACCTATGCCAGAGAGGTTGCTGAGGCTATAACCCTTCAG GAAGAAAAGAGGCAGCAGCCAATCTCTGAGCCAGAAGCCCGTGAACATCATGAGAAACCTGGTACCCCTCTCATACCAGCCAAGATGAGGAAGTCTTGTGGGTTAACAGACTTGCTTGGTCAGACTTATGGTGATGTTGGAGCCCCACCAAAATCATTATCTGCCACAGCCGAGGAGGAGGTGAAAAGATACCAGGAGGTCACACCACTGGCACTCACAGAAGACCCACTAAGCTGGTGGAAATCCCATGAGGAAGTCTATCCTTTCCTGGCCACGTTGGCAAAAAGATACCTTTGTATCCCAGGTACTAGTGTCTCAGCTGAAAGAGTCTTCTCAACTGCTGGAGACATCGTCACAGCTAAACGGAGCACTCTGACTTCAGAGCATGTTGATCAGCTCCTTTTTCTGAGCAAGAATGCTGACATTGCTTCACTGTCCAAATGTGTTTAA
- the LOC134626172 gene encoding testis-expressed protein 2-like, translating to MEDSKLIFSLDRNEEGPSVTFSKDKPESRESRPEPNLWINLDLSQGQRSQPLFLPHSPSSPGSLADLSESSAGLPVTTNLVKSSSTDLEPRESSSLRSKPLLSLVKSLSTEISRRVEPEVNLSKSDSKLHLHPFKQLTYPKILEARPETGGMDENDAWVSPPSTGSMSPTEPRGSSLIAELEDTRRKFSEAMQDPLSMLSKIMGDESSGSPKQGRTSGAGESPASHSTGGRDGSSDEAGLRCRRRTDGEHKGVCDTAVRRLQKDSLTKSSISPERHTHSRDKHLEICTYGDMIQVVERQNSSRETHPRTYPQCQVTVPGSSLPLHWLFPVGLLAYGFFVLPLPPYVTGLSVGVACGFMLGLVLVFMFAPQRSASKRNWVLHSKLSAVNDNPLDGELANLHNLQGWMNETHSYDPETFHPCITHSVYVTLEGSQLQLAYPRANIARWASFDETPHKAVFLRSRTYQLANCKVSLVPPGLARKRVWNRKYPICITLAEGEVGEESVVEGQETEEERAEKNTDPHQQFPVTLYLFGRTGREKEEWFQHFVSASRALAQTSVRDEGNIETLSSGETIKESTEELPDFPGAMKARTLLDYSSYMTQLMGSESCNPTPSPCHSDKGSPTTYKKIDAKEHGSGGQGGAEADAGTGPGECSAESEPTWVNCLVGRIFWDFLWEKYWADQVAHKIQKKLSKIKLPYFMNELTLADLDMGTCLPHILSTSKPTLDSRGLWLQLELVYTGCLQMTLETKMNLCKLGKEGEDDAHSVPETQKVGSKMKLCILADSDEESSSAGSSDEEEVPPSELQGCMGDKSPVMAADGHTGGRTSRKILRFVDKIAKSKYFQKATENEYIRKKISEVSNMPLMLSVEVLELSGTLAINIPPPPTDRIWYSFQVPPRLDLHVRPMLGEREVTFTHVTEWIEKKLQCEFQKVFVMPNMDDLYLPLMTSGLDNPPASHHSSIHSSSQQSSMESQEYLSE from the exons ATGGAGGACAGCAAGCTGATCTTCAGTCTGGACCGCAATGAGGAGGGTCCTTCTGTGACCTTTTCCAAAGACAAACCAGAAAGCAGGGAGAGCCGGCCTGAACCCAATTTGTGGATCAATCTGGACCTTAGCCAAGGGCAACGCTCCCAGCCTCTCTTCCTGCCTCACTCCCCCTCTTCCCCAGGCTCGTTAGCTGATCTATCAGAATCATCAGCAGGCCTGCCTGTCACCACCAACCTAGTGAAATCTTCCTCCACGGATCTGGAGCCAAGGGAAAGCAGCTCTTTAAGAAGCAAGCCCCTCCTCAGTCTGGTCAAGTCTCTGAGCACAGAGATCTCCCGCCGTGTAGAGCCAGAGGTCAACCTCTCCAAGTCTGACTCCAAGCTACATTTGCATCCTTTTAAGCAGCTTACATATCCAAAGATACTGGAGGCCAGACCTGAAACAGGAGGAATGGATGAGAACGACGCCTGGGTTTCACCTCCCTCCACGGGCAGCATGTCTCCCACGGAGCCACGGGGCAGTTCCCTTATCGCCGAGCTGGAGGACACGCGGCGGAAGTTCTCGGAGGCCATGCAGGACCCACTGAGCATGCTGAGTAAGATTATGGGGGATGAAAGCTCTGGAAGCCCCAAGCAGGGGAGGACTTCTGGTGCAGGAGAATCACCAGCCTCCCACAGCACTGGTGGAAGAGATGGAAGCAGTGACGAAGCAGGCCTCAGGTGTCGGAGGAGGACTGACGGTGAGCACAAAGGGGTGTGTGACACTGCCGTCAGACGACTCCAAAAGGATTCATTAACAAAATCCTCCATCTCCCCAGAACGACACACCCACAGCAGAGACAAACATTTGGAAATCTGCACCTATGGGGATATGATTCAGGTGGTGGAGCGCCAGAACAGCTCCAGAGAGACACATCCTAGAACTTACCCTCAGTGTCAAGTGACAGTGCCGGGTTCATCTTTGCCTCTTCACTGGCTCTTTCCTGTGGGCCTTCTAGCTTATGGTTTCTTTGTCCTGCCTCTTCCTCCCTACGTGACAGGTCTGTCCGTGGGGGTTGCGTGTGGCTTTATGCTGGGCTTGGTACTGGTGTTCATGTTTGCCCCACAACGCTCAGCCTCCAAAAGGAACTGGGTCTTACATAGCAAACTCAGTGCCGTGAACGACAATCCACTGGATGGAGAGCTCGCAAATCTACACAACCTACAG GGCTGGATGAATGAGACCcacagctatgaccctgagacTTTCCACCCCTGCATCACACACTCTGTCTATGTTACACTGGAAGGCAGCCAGCTGCAACTAGCATACCCACGTGCCAACATCGCCCGGTGGGCTTCTTTCGACGAGACACCCCACAAAGCCGTGTTTCTGCGTTCACGCACTTACCAGCTGGCTAACTGTAAG GTGTCTCTGGTGCCTCCTGGTTTGGCTCGTAAGAGGGTGTGGAACAGGAAGTACCCAATCTGCATCACTCTGGCTGAGGGGGAGGTAGGGGAGGAAAGCGTGGTTGAAGGGCAGGAAACCGAAGAAGAAAGggcagagaaaaacacagatcCCCACCAGCAGTTTCCCGTCACCCTCTACCTGTTTGGCCGCACTggaagagagaaggaggagTGGTTCCAGCATTTTGTGTCAGCCTCTAGAGCCTTAGCCCAGACCAGTGTAAGAGATGAAGGAAACATAG AAACACTAAGCAGTGGAGAGACCATTAAAGAAAGCACAGAGGAGCTGCCTGATTTCCCAGGAGCAATGAAAGCAAGAACCCTATTGGACTACAGCTCCTACATGACTCAGCTAATGGGCTCAGAAAGTTGCAATCCCACCCCCAGCCCCTGCCACAGTGACAAGGGAAGCCCCACGACTTACAAGAAG ATTGACGCCAAAGAGCATGGTTCTGGAGGTCAGGGTGGAGCTGAGGCTGATGCAGGTACTGGGCCGGGGGAATGCTCTGCAGAGAGTGAGCCCACCTGGGTTAACTGTCTGGTGGGAAGAATCTTCTGGGACTTTCTCTGGGAGAAATACTGGGCCGATCAGGTGGCGCACAAAATCCAGAAGAAACTCAGCAAGATCAAG CTGCCGTACTTCATGAATGAGCTGACACTAGCTGATCTGGACATGGGCACCTGCCTACCTCACATCCTTAGCACATCTAAACCTACGCTGGACTCCAGAG GTCTGTGGCTACAGCTAGAGTTGGTGTACACCGgctgccttcagatgaccctgGAGACCAAGATGAACCTGTGTAAGCTGGGTAAAGAGGGAGAAGATGATGCTCACAGTGTACCAGAGACCCAGAAAGTGGG CTCTAAGATGAAGCTGTGTATACTGGCTGATAGCGATGAAGAGTCATCCAGCGCGGGGTCATCTGATGAAGAGGAGGTCCCTCCATCTGAGCTACAGGGATGCATGGGAGACAAGAGTCCTGTAATGGCAGCCGACGG GCACACAGGTGGCAGGACAAGCAGGAAAATCTTGAGATTCGTGGACAAGATAGCAAAGTCCAAATACTTCCAGAAAGCCACAGAGAACGAGTACATAAGAAAGAAGATATCTGAGGTCTCCAACATGCCCCTGATGCTGAGCGTTGAGGTCCTGGAGCTTTCTGGGACGCTGGCCATCAACatccctcctcctcctactGACAGGATATG GTACAGTTTCCAGGTGCCTCCCAGGTTGGACCTTCACGTGCGTCCCATGctgggggagagggaggtcaCCTTCACTCATGTCACTGAGTGGATTGAGAAAAAACTGCAGTGTGAGTTCCAG AAAGTGTTTGTCATGCCCAACATGGATGATCTTTATCTGCCCCTCATGACATCTGGACTGGACAACCCACCCGCATCCCACCATTCCTCAATCCATTCCTCATCCCAGCAATCGTCCATGGAGTCTCAGGAGTACCTGTCAGAGTAG
- the ndufb10 gene encoding NADH dehydrogenase [ubiquinone] 1 beta subcomplex subunit 10, with amino-acid sequence MPADYDKGAYPEPPRQTPVVDKQTALPNPALILSKLFYYSVDLPVTTFRDAVDSIRAKNKIVYYHQKFRRVPDLTECNEGDYPCYYEAEMQWRRDYKVDQEIVKVIQERLRACQQREGHSYQQNCAKEIQQFNEVTKNFQSRYGDLGAYASGRKCLMKQKEQMMAAQAQDA; translated from the exons ATGCCTGCAGACTACGATAAAGGGGCATACCCAGAGCCTCCTCGGCAGACTCCGGTTGTGGACAAACAAACAGCACTGCCAAACCCAGCTCTGATTTTGTCTAAGCTCTTCTATTACTCCGTGGACCTCCCTGTCACCACATTTAGAG ATGCTGTTGACAGTATTCGGGCTAAAAACAAGATCGTGTACTACCACCAGAAGTTCCGTCGTGTTCCTGACCTGACGGAGTGCAACGAGGGAGATTACCCCTGCTACTACGAGGCAGAGATGCAGTGGAGGAGAGACTA CAAAGTGGATCAGGAGATTGTGAAGGTGATCCAGGAGCGTTTGAGGGCCTGCCAGCAGAGAGAAGGACACAGCTACCAGCAGAACTGTGCTAAGGAAATTCAGCAGTTCAATGAGGTGACAAAGAACTTCCAGTCACGCT ATGGAGACCTGGGAGCTTATGCCAGTGGAAGGAAATGTCTAATGAAGCAAAAAGAGCAAATGATGGCAGCTCAGGCCCAGGATGCTTaa
- the LOC134626734 gene encoding large ribosomal subunit protein uL3-like, with protein sequence MSSIWACTNSIVAFQSHRKFHAPRHGHMGFLPCKRSKKHRGRVRSWPKDNPSHPVHLTAFLGYKAGMTHTLREVHRTGLKQSKREEVEAVTIIETPPVIVVGVVGYIKTIRGLRTLKTIFAEHLSDECKRRFYKNWYKSKKKAFTKYAKKWQDETGKKQLDKDFNAMKKYCSVIRVIVHSQMRLLPLRQKKAHVMEVQLNGGTILDKVDWAKEHLEQAVPVSAVFYQDEIIDVIGVTKGHGFKGVTSRWHTKKLPRKTHKGLRKVACIGAWHPARVGFTEARAGQKGYHHRTEINKKIYRIGRGLHIQDGKVIRNNASTNYDISQKTITPMGSFPRYGEVNNDFVMVKGCVIGAKKRVLTLRKSLLTHTSRKSKEGIELKFIDTTSKFGHGRFQTAQEKRAFMGPLKKDTRKTMPGPLPEEA encoded by the exons ATGTCATCAATTTGGGCTTGCACCAACTCCATTGTGGCTTTTCAGTCTCATCGCAAATTCCATGCTCCTCGCCACGGGCACATGGGGTTCCTGCCTTGCAAGCGAAGCAAGAAGCACAGGGGGAGGGTGCGTTCATGGCCCAAAGATAACCCCAGCCATCCCGTCCACCTCACTGCCTTCCTGGGATATAAGGCAGGCATGACCCACACGCTGAGAGAGGTGCACCGCACAGGCCTCA AGCAATCAAAGCGAGAAGAAGTTGAGGCGGTGACCATCATCGAGACTCCGCCTGTCATTGTGGTGGGTGTCGTAGGCTACATCAAAACGATCCGTGGTTTGCGCACCCTGAAAACCATCTTTGCTGAGCACCTGAGTGACGAGTGCAAGCGCAGATTTTATAAAAACTG gTATAAGAGCAAGAAAAAGGCCTTCACTAAGTATGCTAAGAAGTGGCAGGACGAGACAGGCAAGAAGCAGCTTGACAAAGACTTCAATGCCATGAAGAAGTACTGTTCAGTCATCAGGGTTATTGTTCACTCACAG ATGCGACTGTTGCCCTTAAGGCAGAAAAAAGCTCACGTCATGGAGGTGCAGCTAAATGGGGGTACCATCTTGGACAAGGTGGACTGGGCGAAGGAGCACCTGGAGCAGGCTGTGCCCGTATCTGCCGTCTTCTACCAGGATGAAATCATTGATGTCATCGGTGTCACGAAAGGTCATGGCTTCAAAG GCGTAACAAGCCGCTGGCACACAAAGAAACTCCCACGGAAGACTCACAAGGGTTTGAGGAAGGTGGCTTGTATTGGAGCCTGGCATCCTGCCCGTGTGGGCTTCACTGAAGCTCGCGCTGGTCAGAAAGGCTATCATCACCGCACTGAGATCAACAAAAAG ATCTACCGTATTGGTAGGGGTCTTCACATCCAGGATGGAAAAGTGATCCGGAACAATGCGTCTACTAACTATGACATCAGCCAGAAAACCATTACCCCCATG GGAAGCTTTCCTCGCTATGGTGAAGTGAATAATGACTTTGTCATGGTGAAAGGCTGCGTTATTGGGGCTAAAAAACGTGTCCTCACCCTTCGAAAG TCTTTACTCACGCACACATCGCGCAAGTCCAAGGAAGGCATCGAGCTCAAGTTCATTGACACCACTTCCAAATTTGGCCACGGGCGCTTCCAGACTGCCCAGGAGAAGAGAGCATTTATG GGGCCTCTGAAGAAAGACACCCGAAAAACAATGCCAGGTCCTCTGCCAGAGGAGGCCTGA